The following coding sequences are from one Archaeoglobaceae archaeon window:
- the tsaA gene encoding tRNA (N6-threonylcarbamoyladenosine(37)-N6)-methyltransferase TrmO, with translation MEFNLKPIGVIHSPFKDKNSAPHQGRFSEDISEIEIFPEFEEGLRDIESCPYLIVLYWLHEANRNSLIAIPPSSKQEHGVFATRSPNRPNPIGFSVVKLIERKGRFLKVKWLDAIDKTPVIDIKPYSSALDSVENAKIGWFEAEK, from the coding sequence ATGGAGTTCAATTTAAAACCAATAGGCGTAATCCATTCACCCTTCAAAGACAAGAATTCCGCTCCACACCAAGGAAGATTCTCCGAGGATATTTCTGAAATTGAGATATTTCCAGAATTTGAGGAAGGCTTGAGAGATATCGAATCTTGCCCTTACCTTATCGTGCTTTACTGGCTTCACGAAGCAAATAGAAATTCATTGATCGCAATTCCACCAAGTAGCAAACAAGAACACGGAGTTTTTGCCACAAGGTCGCCGAACAGACCCAATCCAATTGGTTTTTCAGTTGTAAAACTTATCGAACGAAAAGGAAGATTTTTGAAGGTAAAATGGCTTGATGCAATCGACAAAACGCCAGTAATAGACATAAAGCCGTATTCTTCAGCATTAGACAGTGTTGAGAACGCAAAAATCGGATGGTTCGAAGCTGAAAAGTGA
- a CDS encoding DUF131 domain-containing protein, which produces MDAGRLMLGFAMILIGLGLMSLSAFPNVSYGALVMIGPIPIVVASESSIAIFLMLIAVAFIFAIYLLRWLG; this is translated from the coding sequence ATGGACGCTGGTAGGTTGATGCTGGGATTTGCTATGATACTTATCGGTTTGGGGCTGATGTCGTTATCGGCGTTTCCGAACGTTTCCTATGGGGCACTCGTGATGATCGGTCCGATTCCGATAGTAGTGGCTTCAGAAAGCAGTATCGCGATTTTTTTGATGCTGATCGCTGTTGCATTTATTTTCGCGATTTATTTATTGAGGTGGTTAGGATGA
- a CDS encoding LLM class flavin-dependent oxidoreductase encodes MEFGTVGPTFPPISEAQKTAKRLEDKGYDALWFADHLLGWYPHEIWKETIFAMRYPSCHMFYDPFCSICYTAPATNKIKFGVSVTEVIRRHPAVMLQQAVTADHATNGRFILGIGAGEAENIVPFGMNFDNPVGKLEEALKLIKIMLSADYGEKINFQGKFFKFEDAVFDLKPIGKLPIWLGAHGNKMLKLTAKYGDGWLPSTLPPEVYAERMEKLNKFAKEEKRDPDEIKKGIFVSLVVDEKKEEVERLLRTPILKIHALLLPSEFYEALGFKHPFGKFYGLLDYIPTKYTKEQIMDAISKVPDEVSRLAFVCGTPDEIVKTFEKFEKIGVEHIVIWNLTYFGDVTKIKSSYALVDEIIEKFK; translated from the coding sequence ATGGAGTTCGGAACTGTAGGCCCAACTTTTCCACCAATTAGTGAAGCACAAAAAACTGCTAAGAGACTCGAAGATAAAGGATACGATGCCTTATGGTTCGCAGATCACCTTCTTGGCTGGTATCCGCATGAAATTTGGAAGGAAACGATATTCGCAATGCGATATCCGTCATGTCACATGTTCTATGATCCATTCTGTTCGATCTGCTATACTGCCCCAGCAACGAATAAGATAAAGTTCGGTGTGTCGGTTACCGAAGTAATCCGAAGGCATCCCGCGGTAATGCTTCAGCAGGCGGTGACTGCGGATCATGCAACAAATGGGAGATTCATTTTGGGCATTGGAGCTGGAGAAGCTGAAAACATTGTGCCCTTTGGGATGAACTTCGACAACCCAGTAGGAAAGCTTGAAGAAGCTCTTAAACTAATAAAAATAATGCTTTCTGCAGACTATGGAGAGAAAATAAACTTTCAGGGAAAATTTTTCAAATTCGAGGATGCGGTATTTGATCTTAAACCAATTGGAAAGCTTCCGATCTGGCTTGGAGCCCATGGAAACAAGATGCTCAAGCTGACAGCAAAATATGGCGATGGGTGGCTACCATCAACGCTACCGCCCGAGGTGTATGCGGAGAGAATGGAGAAGCTCAATAAATTCGCAAAAGAAGAAAAAAGAGACCCAGATGAGATTAAAAAGGGAATTTTCGTGAGCCTTGTGGTCGATGAGAAAAAAGAAGAAGTAGAAAGGCTCCTCAGAACTCCGATTCTTAAGATACATGCTTTGCTCCTGCCTTCAGAATTCTACGAAGCTCTTGGCTTCAAGCATCCCTTTGGCAAGTTCTATGGGCTCTTAGACTACATACCGACAAAGTATACAAAGGAACAAATAATGGACGCGATTAGCAAAGTTCCAGATGAAGTTTCAAGACTTGCCTTCGTCTGTGGAACGCCAGATGAAATCGTCAAAACCTTTGAGAAATTTGAAAAAATAGGCGTTGAGCACATCGTAATCTGGAACCTCACATACTTTGGAGATGTGACGAAGATAAAAAGCTCTTACGCACTTGTTGACGAAATAATTGAGAAATTCAAATAA
- the purQ gene encoding phosphoribosylformylglycinamidine synthase subunit PurQ, protein MDPNEIRVAVLRIEGTNCEEETANAFRNFGFQAELVHLKQFYSDMIRFEEQRSIFDYHCIVFPGGFSAGDYVRAGAIFSARVKSILRRDLEEFIKMEYPVLGICNGFQILAELGALPGFDEDKPIADKPEMALAINDSGKFECRTTFLRKESDRCIFVKQVRKEILKIPVAHAEGKVVFPKDRENEFLERLIDNKQIVFRYVDEKGNYAGYPWNPNGSFYNIAGICNVTATVFGLMPHPERVFIDHRTGEWGDGYYIFKSVVDYLEKL, encoded by the coding sequence ATGGATCCGAACGAGATCAGGGTTGCAGTTCTCAGAATCGAAGGGACAAATTGCGAGGAAGAGACAGCAAATGCCTTTAGGAATTTTGGTTTTCAGGCTGAACTCGTTCACTTGAAGCAGTTTTACAGCGACATGATAAGATTTGAAGAGCAAAGAAGTATTTTTGATTACCACTGCATAGTATTCCCTGGTGGTTTTTCTGCTGGTGATTACGTTCGGGCTGGAGCAATCTTTTCTGCGAGAGTTAAGAGTATTTTGAGAAGAGATCTTGAGGAATTTATCAAAATGGAATATCCTGTTCTTGGCATTTGTAATGGATTTCAGATTCTTGCAGAACTCGGAGCCTTGCCAGGTTTCGACGAAGATAAACCAATTGCAGATAAGCCTGAAATGGCTCTCGCGATAAACGATTCTGGAAAATTTGAATGTAGAACGACTTTCTTAAGAAAGGAAAGTGATAGGTGCATATTTGTAAAACAGGTAAGGAAAGAGATATTAAAAATTCCAGTAGCCCATGCTGAGGGCAAGGTTGTTTTTCCCAAAGACAGAGAGAATGAGTTTCTGGAGAGATTGATCGACAACAAGCAGATAGTTTTTAGATATGTTGATGAAAAAGGAAACTACGCCGGTTACCCATGGAATCCGAATGGAAGTTTTTATAATATTGCTGGAATCTGTAATGTTACCGCGACAGTTTTTGGTCTCATGCCGCATCCCGAGAGAGTATTCATTGATCACAGAACCGGTGAGTGGGGAGATGGGTATTATATATTTAAGAGTGTGGTTGATTATCTTGAGAAGCTATGA
- a CDS encoding methyltransferase domain-containing protein, whose translation MRYFFLLSGESLELAKAEVLSLAKAFGKILHYELDERILLLDYKGEKFFERLAMTHEVCESVASCSFNELRNQFEAINLEGSCCVRVSGIGMKSDPELEKKLGAILWKKGYKIDLKNPDNLIRVYFTPKACHIGLLRFKQNKKQFRERMPNKRPFFMPVVILPKLSRAIVNLVSLRKGVILDPMCGTGSFLIEAGLMGLDFCGMDYYEDIVEGCRKNLEFFKVQGDVLQGDAREMPFKDDSFDGIVTDYPYFRATRSGTRDELYSRSLNEIARVLKTGARAVVVTNIDLNEIPLKLLFKINQRVHGSLTRRIYVLEK comes from the coding sequence ATGAGATATTTCTTCTTACTTTCTGGAGAGAGTCTCGAATTGGCAAAAGCTGAGGTTTTGAGCCTTGCAAAAGCCTTTGGTAAAATATTGCACTACGAACTTGACGAACGCATACTTTTGCTTGACTACAAAGGAGAAAAATTTTTTGAACGTCTCGCAATGACTCATGAGGTCTGCGAATCGGTTGCTTCATGTTCTTTTAATGAGCTTCGAAATCAGTTTGAAGCTATAAACTTAGAAGGTTCTTGTTGCGTTCGGGTGAGTGGAATTGGCATGAAATCGGATCCTGAACTTGAGAAAAAGCTTGGAGCAATTTTATGGAAAAAAGGATACAAAATCGATTTAAAAAATCCTGATAACCTGATAAGGGTTTATTTCACACCAAAGGCATGCCATATCGGTTTGCTAAGATTTAAGCAAAACAAAAAGCAGTTTCGTGAAAGAATGCCAAATAAGAGACCTTTTTTCATGCCAGTCGTAATACTGCCAAAGCTTTCAAGGGCGATTGTTAATTTGGTTTCTCTCAGAAAGGGAGTAATCTTGGATCCAATGTGTGGAACCGGTTCATTTTTGATTGAAGCTGGGCTAATGGGTCTTGACTTTTGCGGTATGGACTACTATGAAGACATTGTTGAGGGTTGCAGGAAAAATCTTGAATTCTTTAAAGTTCAGGGAGACGTTTTACAGGGAGATGCGAGAGAGATGCCCTTCAAGGACGATTCCTTCGATGGCATTGTAACTGACTATCCCTACTTCAGGGCAACGAGAAGCGGAACCAGAGATGAGCTTTACAGCAGAAGTTTAAATGAGATTGCAAGAGTTCTAAAGACAGGGGCGAGGGCAGTAGTTGTAACAAACATTGATCTCAATGAGATACCTTTAAAACTCTTGTTCAAGATTAACCAGCGAGTTCATGGATCTCTCACGAGAAGAATCTACGTCCTTGAAAAGTGA
- a CDS encoding signal recognition particle subunit SRP19/SEC65 family protein, translating into MKRVIWVANLEAKKTRAEGRKIPKRFAVPNVRLQELAQACKELGLNFQVENKKYPRSWWEEGGRVIVESSDNKNRLMVEIANKILEIRERRKKK; encoded by the coding sequence ATGAAGCGTGTAATCTGGGTTGCAAATCTCGAGGCAAAGAAGACGAGGGCAGAGGGAAGGAAAATACCAAAACGGTTTGCGGTCCCTAATGTTAGATTACAGGAATTGGCACAGGCGTGTAAGGAGCTTGGATTGAATTTTCAGGTTGAAAACAAGAAGTATCCGAGAAGCTGGTGGGAAGAAGGTGGGAGGGTTATAGTGGAAAGCTCTGACAATAAAAATAGGCTGATGGTTGAGATTGCGAATAAAATTCTCGAGATCAGAGAAAGAAGGAAAAAGAAATGA
- a CDS encoding CBS domain-containing protein, whose amino-acid sequence MTVEPTKLKVADYMTRNVYTLRPDNTVADVIDLIKKTGHDSFPVVDSNMRVIGYVSAVDIVGLDPNLKVENVMSKQLYVAREFMDLRDAARVMFRTGHSKLPVVDESDRLVGIISNADVIRSQIERADPDKVEKLRKTIEKVHGAKTEVYAGKVEVLKLIPTQSKVYADELKGRIHEIKRGLAEPVIVIKKDSRFFLVDGHHRAIAALKLGIDKLDAYIIEVNGDFELGIEKMAKKKGLNSLKDVEIIEDVPHPLVEITFRNMG is encoded by the coding sequence ATGACCGTTGAGCCGACGAAGTTAAAGGTTGCAGATTACATGACAAGAAATGTATACACACTCAGGCCAGATAACACCGTAGCAGATGTGATCGATCTGATAAAGAAAACCGGTCACGATAGCTTTCCTGTGGTGGATTCGAATATGAGGGTTATAGGCTACGTTTCAGCTGTAGACATTGTCGGACTCGATCCAAACTTAAAAGTTGAAAATGTGATGTCAAAACAGCTATACGTGGCAAGAGAGTTCATGGATTTGCGTGACGCAGCGAGAGTAATGTTCCGAACAGGGCATTCCAAGCTTCCAGTTGTTGACGAGTCTGATAGGCTTGTCGGAATAATTTCGAACGCAGATGTTATCAGAAGTCAGATCGAAAGGGCAGACCCGGATAAGGTTGAAAAACTACGAAAGACAATTGAAAAAGTCCATGGTGCAAAAACAGAGGTTTATGCGGGTAAAGTTGAAGTTTTGAAGCTAATTCCAACTCAGAGCAAGGTTTATGCAGACGAGTTGAAGGGAAGAATTCACGAAATCAAGCGAGGTCTTGCGGAACCCGTAATTGTAATAAAAAAAGATTCCCGGTTCTTTCTCGTGGATGGACATCACAGAGCGATTGCAGCCCTAAAATTGGGAATAGACAAGTTAGATGCCTATATTATCGAAGTAAATGGTGATTTTGAGCTTGGAATTGAAAAAATGGCAAAGAAAAAAGGTTTGAACTCGCTGAAGGACGTTGAAATAATTGAGGATGTTCCACATCCTCTTGTTGAGATAACCTTTAGGAATATGGGATAG
- a CDS encoding TIGR00304 family protein, whose product MIWLMGLLLVFLGIILIISAFLAQEESKNEKLAEFLEQSEGKKYGGVVLIGPIPIVFGDAKLAIVAMVLAITLMLLSLILILGWFV is encoded by the coding sequence ATGATCTGGCTTATGGGACTCCTTTTGGTTTTTCTGGGTATAATTTTGATCATATCAGCATTTTTAGCTCAAGAAGAGTCTAAAAATGAAAAATTAGCTGAATTTTTGGAGCAAAGTGAAGGTAAAAAATACGGGGGAGTTGTGCTTATTGGTCCAATCCCCATAGTCTTTGGCGATGCGAAACTCGCAATCGTTGCCATGGTGCTTGCAATAACATTAATGTTACTATCGCTAATCTTAATTCTGGGGTGGTTCGTTTGA
- a CDS encoding pyruvate kinase alpha/beta domain-containing protein: protein MVRLIEKKIVYFEKPGEENTEATLRLAFERANELGIKHVVLASSYGETAKKALKYLSDGMKLVVVTYHTGFLEEGKNTMDPETENFLRSKGVTIVRQSHVLSGIERSITRKFGGISRVEVIAEALRSLFGHGLKVCVEIAVMAADSGAIPLEEVVAIGGRVRGADTAVILKPAHMNNFFEMQIKEIICMPREKR, encoded by the coding sequence GTGGTTCGTTTGATCGAGAAAAAGATTGTTTACTTTGAAAAGCCCGGAGAAGAGAATACTGAGGCTACTTTGAGACTTGCATTCGAAAGGGCTAACGAGCTGGGAATAAAACACGTAGTTCTGGCATCTTCTTACGGAGAGACTGCCAAGAAGGCTCTCAAGTATTTAAGCGATGGCATGAAGCTTGTTGTCGTGACCTATCACACTGGATTCCTTGAAGAGGGGAAAAACACGATGGATCCCGAAACCGAGAATTTTCTGAGGAGCAAAGGAGTTACTATTGTGAGGCAATCCCATGTGCTTTCAGGCATCGAGAGAAGCATAACCAGAAAGTTTGGAGGAATTAGCAGAGTTGAAGTTATTGCTGAAGCACTCCGCTCTCTATTTGGTCATGGGCTTAAAGTTTGTGTCGAGATCGCAGTGATGGCTGCTGATAGCGGAGCCATACCGCTTGAAGAAGTTGTTGCAATCGGAGGAAGAGTAAGAGGGGCAGATACTGCTGTGATTCTGAAGCCAGCGCACATGAACAATTTCTTTGAAATGCAGATAAAGGAGATAATCTGCATGCCAAGAGAGAAAAGATAA
- the ilvD gene encoding dihydroxy-acid dehydratase, translated as MRSEVVFGGPLRVGHRALARCLGFTEEDFGKPVVAVVNSWNEVVPGHVHLDKIAQFVKMGIRERGGVPLEFNTIAICDGIAMGHKGMRASLPSREVIADSIELMIEAHGFDAMVCIATCDKIVPGMLMASARLDIPTVFVLGGSMLPFLPTYGIFKGRKMTAIDVAEVFEMMQRGEIDAEYSKYIEENICTTAGACAGMFTANTMQCLTEALGLTLPMMATTPAVYSAKLRLALEAGRVVMDAFRKDIKPSDILTEKAFENAIAVDMALGGSTNTVLHLPAIARELGIKISLENFDKISRKVPHLCGIAPSGEYTIFDFHNAGGVPALLKRIEGFINKDCLTVTGKRIGEIIENAQIHDEEVIRPLNNPIHREGGIAILYGNIAPKGAVVKTSAISDKMMKFRGKARVFDSEEDAVAAILGREINDGEVIVIRYEGPKGGPGMREMLTATTVLMLSGLGETVALVTDGRFSGATKGPCIGHVSPEAAEKGPIAVLRDGDEIEIDIPSRRLSVALEEKEIDKRLRKIPDFEPKVKKGCLYRYSRNAASADEGGVLK; from the coding sequence ATGCGAAGCGAAGTTGTTTTTGGAGGTCCGCTTAGAGTTGGTCACAGGGCTCTGGCGAGATGTCTGGGCTTTACGGAGGAGGATTTTGGAAAGCCTGTTGTTGCAGTTGTTAATTCATGGAATGAAGTAGTTCCTGGACACGTTCATCTGGATAAAATCGCCCAATTCGTTAAAATGGGAATAAGAGAACGTGGTGGAGTTCCGCTTGAATTTAACACGATTGCAATATGCGATGGAATTGCGATGGGGCACAAAGGCATGAGGGCTTCGCTTCCCAGCAGGGAAGTTATAGCCGACTCCATAGAGCTAATGATTGAAGCTCACGGCTTTGATGCGATGGTTTGCATTGCAACTTGCGATAAAATAGTCCCGGGAATGCTAATGGCTTCTGCAAGGCTTGATATTCCAACTGTGTTCGTTCTTGGCGGATCTATGCTTCCTTTCTTGCCGACTTACGGAATTTTCAAGGGCAGAAAAATGACTGCCATAGACGTTGCGGAAGTCTTTGAAATGATGCAAAGGGGCGAAATAGATGCTGAATACTCAAAATACATCGAAGAGAACATTTGCACAACCGCTGGAGCTTGTGCGGGAATGTTTACAGCCAACACGATGCAGTGCCTTACTGAAGCCCTCGGACTAACTTTGCCGATGATGGCAACAACTCCAGCGGTTTACTCTGCAAAGCTCAGGCTCGCTCTTGAGGCGGGAAGGGTTGTGATGGATGCTTTTAGAAAGGATATAAAGCCATCAGATATCTTGACTGAAAAGGCATTTGAGAATGCAATAGCGGTGGACATGGCTCTTGGCGGATCAACAAACACAGTCCTGCACCTTCCAGCAATTGCAAGAGAACTCGGAATAAAGATTTCTCTCGAAAACTTTGATAAGATAAGCAGAAAGGTCCCACATCTCTGCGGAATAGCGCCTAGCGGAGAATACACTATCTTCGATTTTCACAACGCAGGAGGGGTTCCAGCTTTACTCAAGAGAATTGAAGGCTTTATAAATAAAGATTGTCTGACCGTTACTGGTAAAAGAATCGGCGAAATCATAGAAAATGCTCAAATACATGACGAGGAAGTCATAAGGCCCCTTAACAACCCAATTCATAGAGAGGGCGGAATAGCGATTCTTTACGGAAATATTGCCCCAAAAGGGGCGGTTGTTAAGACTTCTGCGATAAGTGATAAGATGATGAAATTCAGGGGAAAAGCAAGGGTTTTCGACAGCGAAGAAGATGCTGTGGCTGCAATACTCGGCAGAGAAATAAATGATGGGGAAGTGATCGTAATAAGATACGAGGGTCCGAAAGGAGGGCCGGGAATGAGAGAAATGCTCACTGCGACAACAGTATTAATGCTTTCTGGACTTGGAGAGACTGTGGCTCTTGTTACCGATGGCAGATTCAGTGGTGCAACAAAAGGGCCTTGCATTGGGCATGTTTCTCCTGAAGCTGCGGAAAAGGGTCCAATTGCAGTGCTAAGAGATGGAGATGAGATCGAGATCGATATTCCATCAAGAAGACTTAGCGTGGCACTTGAAGAGAAAGAAATCGATAAAAGGCTTAGAAAAATTCCAGATTTTGAGCCAAAGGTAAAGAAGGGGTGCCTTTACAGATACTCAAGGAATGCAGCGAGTGCAGATGAAGGTGGAGTTTTAAAATAA
- a CDS encoding zinc-binding dehydrogenase — MKAVISSDMQAVVLELSLLKAGLTLMLAKFSKSAYYGPLSIVKYHEDYPEPRLPAENWLKVKTRLCGICGSDIRLITLSESFYLFPLTSFPLIPGHEVVGIVEEVGKEVRDFQPGDRVVIDPALSCKVRKLELCESCKKGHLAVCQNTDRGIISPGIFTGICRDTAGGWAEYLVAHESQLVKVPKSISDENAVFAEPLAVGIHSALRAFPEEDQKVAVVGCGIIGLMTISALRHLGFSGEILGIEKNSKLVDIAKRFGADEVIVGDPVDEIANRIGGRVYRPPRGKKLFVGGGVDVVFECVGTAEAVDTALRIAKPLGKVVIAGTVSNVCLDLAPIFSKELEVIGTFGCGYEEIDGERKRTFDIAIEMLKNKDFSELLTHTFSLKDYKKALWTAINKKKSGAIKVAFKFEKSQS, encoded by the coding sequence TTGAAGGCTGTAATCTCCAGCGATATGCAGGCGGTCGTTCTTGAGCTCAGTTTACTCAAAGCAGGGCTAACATTGATGCTTGCAAAATTCTCGAAGAGTGCTTACTATGGACCACTTTCAATAGTCAAATACCACGAAGATTATCCAGAACCAAGGCTTCCCGCAGAAAACTGGTTAAAAGTTAAAACAAGGCTATGCGGGATCTGTGGATCCGACATTAGATTGATCACTCTCTCAGAGAGTTTTTATTTATTTCCTCTAACATCATTTCCGCTGATTCCTGGGCACGAGGTTGTTGGAATCGTTGAGGAAGTTGGGAAAGAAGTGAGAGATTTTCAGCCGGGAGATAGAGTTGTAATAGACCCCGCTCTTTCTTGCAAAGTAAGAAAGCTTGAATTGTGCGAATCCTGCAAAAAAGGGCATTTGGCTGTGTGCCAAAACACCGATAGAGGCATCATATCCCCCGGGATCTTTACAGGAATATGCAGAGACACTGCAGGAGGATGGGCAGAATATCTGGTTGCTCATGAATCTCAGCTTGTTAAAGTGCCCAAAAGCATAAGCGATGAAAATGCAGTTTTTGCTGAGCCATTGGCGGTTGGCATTCACTCTGCTTTAAGAGCCTTTCCTGAAGAAGATCAGAAAGTCGCTGTAGTCGGCTGTGGAATTATTGGGCTCATGACAATAAGCGCTCTAAGACATCTTGGCTTCTCTGGAGAGATATTGGGAATAGAGAAGAATTCAAAGCTTGTTGATATTGCAAAACGCTTTGGAGCAGATGAAGTTATAGTTGGCGATCCTGTGGATGAGATTGCAAATCGAATTGGTGGTAGAGTTTACAGGCCACCTCGGGGCAAGAAGTTATTCGTTGGTGGAGGCGTGGATGTAGTTTTTGAATGCGTAGGCACAGCTGAGGCTGTCGATACTGCCTTAAGGATCGCAAAACCTCTTGGAAAGGTTGTTATTGCTGGGACTGTTTCAAACGTTTGTCTTGATCTTGCACCAATTTTTTCGAAGGAGCTTGAAGTTATTGGAACCTTTGGATGTGGTTATGAGGAGATTGATGGAGAAAGAAAGAGAACTTTTGACATAGCAATTGAAATGCTAAAAAATAAAGACTTCTCAGAACTTCTTACGCACACTTTTAGCCTCAAAGACTACAAAAAAGCTTTATGGACTGCAATAAACAAGAAAAAGTCGGGAGCGATAAAGGTTGCCTTCAAATTCGAAAAGTCCCAGTCTTAA
- a CDS encoding thiamine pyrophosphate-binding protein, translating to MMAISGGELLVKCLLKEKIKYIFGVPGAQLIPILDAIKRIGEKEGMKFVNCRHEQSAASMADAYARVSGEIGVCMGTVGPGGADLVPGVYPAFADGIPMLVLTAQNQTWRSYPDRGSMQALDQFHLLKPITKWSAVVYSWQRIPELLQRAIRVALSGRPGPVHLDLPADVIFNDAEEEYAGIYPPERYRAMKNPVGDLELVRKAAKMLYNAERPLIHAGGGVLRAKAWKELRELAEYLGAVVTTSMSARGAFPEDHPLSLIPSSPAALSAQSEADVVLVVGSKLGDTDFWGRPPAWGDPDVQKTIQIDIEAEMIALNRPVDVAILGDAKETLKLLLDEIKKLGDRKEPNEKLKEYRKAQEEWLAEFLRQAESNEKPIHPLRVIKEVRDFYPRNAIACIDGGNTAVWAYYLNRIYEPNTFLWAADSGHLGTGLPYAIGAKLANPDKPVYLLTGDGAFGCTMHELETASRENVKITAVVMNDCAWGMIKGAQKALCSERYIGVDFGDVRYDKVAEAMGWLGIRVEEPEDIAYSLDKAESTEKPALLDVKVSQEINLSPPDLITLGIVWLEGCNLQRYAGGRS from the coding sequence ATGATGGCAATCTCAGGGGGAGAGTTGCTCGTTAAGTGCCTTCTTAAAGAAAAAATCAAATATATCTTCGGCGTTCCGGGGGCACAGCTGATTCCAATTCTGGATGCGATTAAGAGAATTGGTGAAAAGGAGGGAATGAAATTCGTTAATTGCAGACACGAGCAATCAGCTGCGAGCATGGCGGATGCTTATGCAAGAGTTAGCGGAGAAATAGGTGTATGCATGGGCACCGTTGGCCCGGGTGGAGCAGATCTTGTTCCGGGAGTTTATCCGGCTTTTGCAGATGGAATTCCGATGCTTGTGCTTACAGCTCAGAATCAGACATGGAGAAGCTACCCTGATCGTGGCTCAATGCAGGCACTGGATCAGTTCCATCTGCTAAAGCCTATAACCAAATGGAGTGCAGTTGTGTATAGCTGGCAGAGAATTCCAGAATTACTGCAGAGAGCGATCAGGGTCGCATTATCTGGAAGACCTGGTCCAGTGCATCTCGATTTACCTGCAGATGTGATCTTCAATGATGCTGAGGAAGAATATGCGGGAATTTATCCTCCAGAAAGGTATAGGGCAATGAAGAATCCCGTAGGCGATTTAGAACTCGTGAGAAAAGCTGCAAAAATGCTTTACAATGCTGAAAGACCGCTGATACATGCGGGTGGTGGAGTTTTAAGGGCTAAGGCATGGAAAGAGCTGAGAGAGCTTGCGGAATATCTTGGTGCAGTCGTTACGACAAGCATGTCCGCCCGTGGAGCTTTTCCCGAAGATCACCCACTTTCATTGATTCCCTCAAGCCCGGCAGCGCTTTCTGCACAGAGCGAAGCTGACGTTGTGCTTGTTGTCGGAAGCAAGCTTGGCGACACGGATTTCTGGGGAAGACCACCCGCATGGGGAGATCCTGATGTTCAGAAAACGATCCAGATAGACATTGAAGCGGAAATGATAGCTTTGAATCGCCCTGTAGACGTTGCGATTCTTGGTGATGCAAAAGAAACCCTAAAGTTACTCTTGGACGAGATCAAAAAGCTTGGAGACAGGAAAGAACCCAACGAGAAATTAAAAGAATACAGAAAAGCTCAGGAAGAATGGCTTGCAGAGTTTTTAAGGCAGGCGGAATCCAATGAGAAGCCAATTCATCCGCTCAGGGTAATAAAAGAAGTCAGGGACTTCTACCCGAGAAACGCGATCGCCTGCATCGACGGTGGAAACACTGCAGTCTGGGCATACTATCTGAATCGCATATACGAGCCAAACACGTTCTTGTGGGCAGCTGATTCCGGGCATCTTGGCACAGGGCTTCCATATGCCATAGGAGCAAAGCTTGCAAATCCAGATAAGCCTGTTTACCTTTTAACAGGCGATGGAGCTTTTGGGTGCACAATGCATGAACTGGAGACCGCAAGCAGAGAGAACGTGAAGATAACCGCCGTTGTTATGAACGACTGTGCATGGGGGATGATCAAGGGAGCACAGAAGGCACTTTGCAGTGAAAGATACATTGGCGTGGACTTTGGCGATGTTAGATACGACAAAGTTGCGGAAGCGATGGGCTGGCTTGGGATAAGGGTTGAAGAACCTGAAGATATTGCCTATTCGCTTGATAAGGCGGAGAGCACGGAAAAACCAGCCTTACTTGATGTAAAAGTTTCTCAGGAGATAAATCTAAGTCCACCTGATCTTATAACCCTTGGCATAGTATGGCTTGAAGGCTGTAATCTCCAGCGATATGCAGGCGGTCGTTCTTGA